AAGGTAGGCATGCCACCACCTTATAATATCCTAACTTCTTTGTTATGATAGCCATGATGACAAAGATGAGCTTTATTGGCAACGCTTTTCGTTCTtggtttctctttcttttcttttttttataccaGAACTTTAGTGTTAATCATCTATATTACTGGATATCTCTATGATTAGTAGTTAATTTGTACTGTTGCTTCTAACCAGCGAGCAAGGAGAAAACAAGGTGTTGGCCCGCATGAACATTGGATAAGcaataattcaaatttaaaaatttgttTGAATGGTTGGgctcaaaaatttataaaatttataagttAAACCAGTTCAACCAACAATATAAATTAgatcatatctatgttcataAATATACAAAATTAGCTTTGAGCCTTTGAGTAGGGTGGCTCAaattctattaaaaaaatatattaaaatttatggGATTCGAACCTGTCCGCTCCAaaactaatcttaaatatttatgGATATAAGATCTAATCTAACCTCTAATTTCATGGTATGCTGGTTGTACTGGCTTGCTTTATAAATGTTATAAAATTTTAAGCCTAGGTGAGATTGCTCCCTGGTATCTATTACACGACAAAAGATGCAGGGACGCAGGTCCAATTGGATTTCGGCATTCAAAAGAAACCGGCTTGGAGTTCATGCCGAGCTGTCGGAAATCTCGAACCCTCGCCGGATTCGCTTCTGTGACGTggatggaaaaaaaaacaaacaaaaaaaagctcGCCAACTGGCCTTGGAACGCTGCCCACGACGTCATGGAGATAACTCTCAGCCACCCGTGCAGCTGTTCCTCTGTCCTGGGCCCCACACGACAGCTGTCaaaatgaatttaaaatttcGAAAAATATTTGCACAGTAGCGGCTGTCTTTATCTGGGTCTCAGGCCAAAAGAAATGTCGGATCTCGGAGCTAGGATATAGGCCGTGGACCCGGTTCAGTGGACCCCATTTCGTACTCCGCATCCGCAGTGCACCCTTTTCTGGAGCGGAGTTGGTTTACCTTCCGGCCCGTGGACCGGGGTGCGACGACCACCGTGGGGCCGTCCACCTTCCCCACCGCCGTCCAATGGTTGGAACCTTCAGTTTCATAGCGAAGGAAAGAGGGTGGCGGTGCTCCATCTCTTGGTGGTGGCTCGTAATGCACCGACCAGAGCGTACGGACTCTTTTGCCTTGTTTTAGGTGAGGGGACCCTTCTATTTTACTCGCATCCCTTTTGTTTCGAGGTGTGGCATGGGGCTAACCTTCTCTCCAATGTATATCATAATTTGTGATTTGTGgtgaaaaaaaatatgagaCATTTTTACTTTAGATTAGACCGATATTCTTAGTTCCAGTATTAGCCGAGGTGAAGATAAAAATTGATGAGCAGTACGCTCAATACATAATTGGCATAATTACCATCACATACTGTTTATATCGTAAATATATGGTTAATTgttattttgcaattaaaatatataaataaattaaataacgaATTAGTATACTATCCTATATAAGTAGTGCTCGATAGTCATCAGATAAGTTCATttggagggtttttttttttttttttctatgctGCTATTTTATTATTCTGATTTAGCCATCCAAGAGACTCCCCGGTAAGTTTTTAGCAAGCGAATTTTTTTTGCAGTTTCTCACGGGACAACTGAACCTATCCAATTCGACTCTGGCCAATTTTAAAGCAAGCCGTACAGCAGCTCCGACCTGGGTTCTGAATTTAGCGGGAACAGTTTGGTTCACTGAACGAGAGAAGGAAATAGGCAATGGAGTGGGCGATTTGAAAGGTGGAGGCCAAAAACCATGGACGAAAGGCATGGTCCCTAAAATGAGTACTAGTTATTTATTCGAGAGGACGAGTCTCATTTGATTCTTGTGATGATTAGCTTCCCGCGATGGGACTAGTTATCTATTTAGGGGTACGGCGTGGGTCCTCCGCCCTTTGAACGGCCGGACGGGAAGCGAAAGATTAGTTCTTCGGAGAGTGGTTCACGCCGTTGGGATGAAAGAACTTGGGCATGGGGCCCCGGCCGATTCACCCGAAGGGCCTAACATTCTCAGGTGATCAAGTAGCTGCTCTCGTTGTGGACTCCACTAATTGGTGCTGGTCAATTGGGCCATCACCTTGAAGTACTAAAACACAAGAATAGTTCAACCTCTAGTACTTTTGATAAGGTAGTTGTCCGTCGCCCTAAGTCACAGGAAACTAGTCATCTGATGTGAAATGTGAGGAGCACCCCTGAGGCAATTGTACAGTGAACTGTTGTGCGACAGTCAGAATACTCGCACCATTGACAATGAAATTGCTTGAGACGCATGCAACTTTGGCTGTTGAATTGATGCATTATATGACCACAAGCTTGGATTCTACTAAGTGATCAGATAAGTTTTTATCTTAACTTCTAGATATCATCCAATATAATTGTGGTCCATCTTCATTCCCCTCGCCATATATAGCCCACCTAACCTAGAGATCAAATAAGGCCTGAGAACCATATTACTCGACATGTTCTTTCTTGAATGATCTGTGAAACTACTTAGAATTACTGGTCGATCATTCAAGAAAGAACATGTGAAGTAATCAAAACAACTTGACGTGCAGTTTTTCTCGCTTGAATGGGGCTCCATCAATTGCTCCTCGTCGTCATGGTACGTGGCCAACACGCCATGCACGTTTCTTGTTTAAATATCTTCCACAAGCGAGTCATTTGTCTCCCCCAAGATAGGAGATGAGTTTATCAAGCAATTTGTTGCTATTCCATTTTCACTATCTGTGACGATGGACATCTGCATCAGGTGGGCCTTGTAGTTTCATTTCATGTCTTgataaaaacaaaatattttagCTTCGATTCCAGGCTTGAGTGTAACGCCTCAAGGACTTTGATATTCATGTACATCTCGATACAGTGCATTCGAAATGTGATTGAAGATATATAACCCTCAAAGTTTACATGTATCACGGTAGAAAGCCACAGTAGAAACTCATGCCTTCGAAGGTTAGAAAACATGCAGGGACCACACCTAAGTCATCTCCACATCTCCACAAAAGGCATGATGTGCTGATTGAAGTGTATAGGCAACTGGGTAGAGGTGTTACCAGTAGtatttatgtccaaaatttaattaattatcaatcaagTATAATAAAGTGATCGATAATATGATATTGATCAagatttaattattttgttatattttgatatttggagGAACTCattttttaagataatttgagaaATTTGGTGAAGAAACTACCTTGTCACGTTTCTAATGTTATGTATTAAATTTAAGTTTCACGTTCATTTGAAGTCTTCATTGTCAAGGATGAAAAAGAATCCATCGATCATTTCTCTCATCAATCATGACATGTTAGATATCGGCCGAGCCAAAGCATTTCCAGCGAAAACGAGTAATAAAAGAGCCTGATGCATTATTGTCCTTCCCGTCACCTTACATGGCCTCAGAACACCTACCTGACAAGCAATCAGTGCTTGACAAGTTAGCCTAAAAGAGCACAGCTTGCGCTCCTTACTATTTACGACATGGCTttccccccccctttttttttttttctttttttttttttttgccccacgttctttcttttttttattttttatttttattatacacTGGCGGCTTACATTAGTCTTGCATATCTATTTAGTTAAGAGATAAAATACTTCAcagaaatagaaaaatagatataaagtgagtttaaaaattttttccaaaataataaatagcaaAAAAAGTGATTCAGTTAGTAATTCTGTTCATCTTCCGAAATACATACACAATATAAAATATGTCACACTTCTGTAGTAGCCGCCAGACATCCTCTAAAAATAGATGGTCGAACATCTCTGATTCTTTATGTAGAATTCACTCAATTATTTTTACTaaatttttctctaaaataatACATCAGACCTCCAAAATTCGTCTTTCATGGAAGAGACTCTCCCAAGCATCCTAAGTCCTACCCCCGAAACTGATGGCCTTTTCCCCTTCACTCAAAGCAAAGCTCCCTACCACCTTTTATGACCACAAGGTTGGACTGGTGAAGGGGCTACTCCCCCTATGCAACCGTGCTCTTCCTCCCCAGCATGGTAGAGTTGCATCATCaccacaaaaaataaaaaaaaaaacggatAGAGATAGGCATGTCAACGGTATGCAAGATGACTTACTAGAAGCTTAAGGCTCTTAAATAAATGAAATGATGTGAGGCCATCCACATACAGCCCCCTTTTCAAATCCATTCATTGGTTCATTTGGACTCCATCTTCGCACTGCTGGAAGCTTCTTACCTCCCCCTTACCCCACAACGCACCCCATATCTCCCCCACTACACCCATCAACTCTTCTTAAATTCTTAaacctcctctctttctcttccccTAACCCGATACCACCACTCCAATGGCTAAGGCTTTAACACCGCTGTTCTTGCTCTGCTCCCTTCTACTCTGCGCCACCCTGTTCTATCTCCAACTCCAGCCTCTCTACGCCTCCTCCCAATCCGATCAACTCATCCTCCTCGATCTCACGCACTCTCTTACCCATTCTGATTCCCCCAATGCCACCATCCACCACCTTCTCAAAACTTCCTCGATCCGCTCCGCCGCCCgccaccaccgccgccgccgccgccgccagcaGCGCGGCCAggtctccctccccctctccgctGGCAGCGACTACACCCTCTCCCTCACCGTGGGCCCCCCCGATTCCCCTACCACCGTCCAGCTCTACATGGACACCGGCAGCGACCTTGTCTGGTTCCCCTGCTCCCCCTTCGAGTGCATCCTCTGCGAAGGCAAAGAAATCCCCTCCGCCTCCCCGTCTACTCCGCCTCCGCCCCCCGCGGGCTCTCATCTAGTGTCATGCCGCTCCGCCGCCTGCGCCGCCGCCCACTCGGCCATCGCCTCCTCGTCGTCCTCCTCGTCGGACCTCTGCGCCATCGCCGGCTGCCCCCTCGACGCCATCGAGACGGCCTCCTCCTGTGCTGCCCACCACTGCCCCCGCTTCTACTACGCCTACGGCGACGGTAGCCTCGTCGCCCGCCTCCGCCACGGGCCACTCTCCGCCGGGCCCCTCCGCCACCCAGACTTCATCTTCGCCTGCGCCCACTCCGCCCTCGCCGAGCCGGTCGGCGTCGCCGGCTTCGGCCGCTCCGGCCCCCTTTCTCTCCCCTCCCAGCTCGccgccctctccccctccctcgctgCCCGCTTCTCCTACTGTCTCGTCTCCCACTCCTTCCGCCCCGACCGCCTCCTCCGCCCCAGCCCCCTCATCCTCGGCCGCCCCCTTCCCACCTCCGGTCCATCCGAACCGGACTTCCGGTTCGTCTACACCCCCCTCCTTCCCAACCCCAAGCACCCCTACCTCTACTCCGTCGCCCTCCTCGCCCTCTACGTCGGCCCGACCCGCATCCCGACCAGGCCCGATTTGTCCACCGTCGATTGGAACGGAAACGGCGGGATGGTGGTTGATTCAGGCACCACCTTCACCATGCTCCCGGCCGAAACCCACTCCAATCTAACCGCCGAGTTCGACCGGCAGATGGTGCGAGCCGGTttcgaccgggcggtccggacGGAGTCTGAGACCGGGCTGGGTCCGTGCTACTATTGGGGGTCGGACCGGAACGCGAGCCGGAGGGTTCCCAGGCTGGCTCTCCACTTCTCGGGGGACGCGAGCGTTGCGCTGCCACGCAGGAACTACTTCATGGGGTTCGAGAGCGGAGGGAAAAGGGTGGGATGTCTGATGGTGATGAGCGgcggtgatggagaggaggaggaggaggaggaggactacGGTGGACCCGCGGGTACACTTGGGAACTTCCAGCAGCAGGGTTTCGAGGTGGTCTACGATCTGGAGGGCAAGCGGGTGGGGTTCGCCCGGCGGCAGTGCGCCGCCCTCTGGGACTCGCTGTCACGTGGGTGAGTCCGAAGTCACGTTCGTCGCACGCGTGGGTGAGAGAGCAGTGGGGGTGGGTGGGTTGACTACTGTGGACCTGTGCGCACGTGCGGCGTTGGGTGATGGTTTGTCTTTTTATCCTGCTTCTCCAAGTGGGCTTTGGTATCGGTGCACACATCATGCGTTCCACGGAAGTCTCTGTAAGCGAGGGATTGTATGTAAATTAGGAGGACGTAAGGGTTCATGTTGTAAAGGGTGTTGATATGGTCTCAGGTATCGGGGACAGGGGCATCCTGGGAAGGTGCACATGAGTGGGTATCATAGGGAGCATAAATTGTACAGCTGTGCAGTATATCCGCTTCAACTTAAAACTTTAAGCAATCCGAAATAatgttctattatttttttaatttacaaaATAGTTGCATCACCCATCTTTCTATAGAGAATTGATGGAAGGGCTCGATCGAGAAAGTGTATTATGGGGttccaaaatatataaaaaatggcACAATCATCAGCTTATTGtgtgtgctttttttttttcacaatttTAAGTCTACAAACCAAAAACAGCCATCTCTCTCCAAATCCTAGTAGAAGCATGATTCAATCTCAAATTCTTTAGTATGATTGATAAAAATTTTACCAGTTTGGTAATCTAACATCTtttgaatcaaaaaaaaaacttaatcaaAACATCTCAGAAATTGCCTGACATGCGTATATCCTATCCAATCAAATTGTGAACATTAATTCACTTGAACGTACTAAATCAAGATGTCCATCGAGCTGGGTTAGAGTTTAGACGATTCCAAACCATAATCTTCAAACGAACAACAATGATGCAACGTGACAACTACCCGAATAATTAAGCTTATACGTTTGGACACTAATAGAGTCATTTGGGACCTCATGAGCTGTCCTTGTGCTGTGTAGCCGAATGAATATGCCCTGGTCCACCTACACTGATAGCTCCAAAATATCTTTACCATGAGTGGAATGCAATGAATTTGCATTTGATGGGATCCAGCTTTGCATTCAATCTCTCCTGTCACCTGCTCTTGCTTTTGGACTGCGAGAAAACTATAAATATCCGAAATCCAAAGTGCTAGATTACAGAGCTAGATATAGGAGTACTATTAAGTCTAGGTAATTAGTGCACACGAGCTAACCTCCAATCAATGTACAGTGTCCTGTCTGCTCTTCTATCGGGTCGTGCCTTTCTCTAATATCCTCAAAGATTAATTAAATCGCAGCACCGAAGATTTGTCTACTGTGAAAGACACAGTAACGAGCAGCTCCTGTGAAGGCCTGGGCACAGTTGAGGGGTGGGAGGGGTGCCTACCGACCAGGAGCTTACTGGCGCGGCGAGGGGTGCGGATCACTCAGTGCTGTCATGAGTGTACGGAGACTGAGGAGACGATGGATCATGTTCTTTTGCAGTGCCCCAGAGCTAGGGGCATTTGGAGTTGATCGCCCACACTGTTACCccattcagtcgagtcgacacaGGACTTGATTCATTGGTTGAGAGCGGCTTTACGGCGGCCTAGCACAGTTGAGGCCGGGATCCAGGGGGCATATTTGGCTCATTCTATCTGGCTGGATAGGAATGCTGGCATTTTTGAGGGCAGGCGGTTTCCCCCGCAgatggtggtggacagagccATGCGTCTTGCTAGGGAGGTTTCTTCCGCTGCTGTTATTTTTCCTTCTGAGATGGTcagggacacctggggtactcTTTCTGCTGTCACAGCGCCCAGGTTCGCCCTAGTCTCTTGGGTAccccccaccccttggtcatctcaaagtgaattttgatggtagtaGGTCGGCTGATGGGGTGTCAGGAGGAGTTGGCTTTGTTATCAGAGACCATCTCGGCAGCTTGATAGCAGCTGGTGGACGCCGCGCGCCGGGATTTACCGTAGTTGGTGCGGAGCTACGGGCTGCCTGTGAGGGGatatcctatgcgaggcgggtactACGTGCTGAGCACATTTGCCTTGAGGGAGATTTCTCTGTGGTGATAGAGTGGATTCGGGGAGTGGACAGATATGGAGATGATCATCCTCTCATCCGTGAGATTCGGAGATTGGCTCGGGAGGCGAGAGTCTTCCAGGCTTTACATGTttttcgggaggcgaacagtgcagcagactgggtcgcctcctttgccGCTCGGCACTCCGGAGAGGTCATCTGGACTTCGTCAGGAGATATTCCCTCTACGTTGTACTCGttactttattttgatatggctggatgtactcaatttagggctatatgaattgccgttttcaccaaaaaaaaaaaaaaaaaaaaaaaaaaaaaaaaaaaaaagaaaaggaggcctGGGCCCTCctagcatatattcaaaatggtagctaatttaattgagaatctTATCGTACGATGTATGCCAGATCAGAATTTTATTCCATTTTGTTTTAAAACTACATGAACTTTTTCCTGTTACATGCTGTGGATTTACCATCGCATTGGGGATTTTATGATGGTTTTATCTGATCCAAGCTTCATGTTGTGCACCAAATGCCACAAGAAACAACATTGTTTTTAATGCTGTGAGGGAGTCACGGAGACTGCCCCAAAATCTCACGGGGCGGCTGCTGCTTCGGTCAACCCGGAGACGCATGGGCATCTCCCGGGGCAACAAACCCCGCATGGTATAAGATAAAAGCCAGCTCTCATCACTAAAGAAAAGTATGAGCCAGCTGGCACGTACATGACATTTGATGGGATTCGCACTCGGCGCTCGCGagcgttttttttttccttttttttataaaaaaaattaagaacgaGGATGGAGACGGGAGAAAGGCTCCGGGCATGGAAAAAATTTTGgatacagatttttttttttttttttttttgcttaagaaaAGGGAAGAGAGGGGTGAGGACTTCATCCGCGTAGCAACCCCTACTGGCCCCCTTCCCACTGAAGAGTGTTCGATACGAATAGAATATTTTTTACTTATATCCTCTCCATTCGTGGCAGAGTCCCACCAGCATGGCAGCCATATTCccatgtgagtacgtcacactagCACCACCTAAGTAACAGCAGACCAGCGGCTCCGCCGGGCAAACCAGGTGAAGGGCATCCAGTCCccgcatttaatcgacgcccacaCGTTTCGAACCTGGGCCACTCTAGTGGAATCAAAGCCTTGTTCCCACCATGCCATCATCTCAATGGTACACAGAGAAAAATATTGCTGAGATTAAACTATGCAGTTTTGATACTATATATTACTGTATCATTTTATTACCATATCGATATAAAATAAAGTCCGATTTGGCAGAGCTGTTGGTAATAAAACTTTCGAAAGTAGAAATTTTTGAAGTAGGGCTTTTTGAAGtagatattttataaaaaattatttgttgTTTCGTGACTATATTGTTAAAATACTATAGGATTTTAATATGTTTGCTaaacaaattaagaaaatatttttggtatAACAAAATGATTATTAAGAacattacatagtattatacaacaaaatataataaaatataatatatattgatatataaatatataatatagtataatattattgtaatgtaataaaatattattatagtttagtaatataatattgtataataTAGCATAAGAATAtagtataatttgatattatataatataatatatcaatgtattatgatataatataatataatataatagttatagtataatataataatagagatataaattattatcattatatattaatattattatttttgtaattattatattttattatgagtaTTTTagtctaaaaagaaaaaaatttataactcAAAACAGCTTCTCAATGCGGCCTAAAAGTGGAGAAGCTCCATTCAAAAAATTGTTTTAGCTTTCTGGCAAATCTAAAATTGCTTCTCGATTCTTTTACCAAATATTCCGATTCCATCGAAAAGTATTTATGGAGTCCAAAAGCTCTGCCAAACGGAGTATAAAGCCGATTCAACATATCGAATATCTATATTTTTTCGTATTATATATATCGGTACTGaattggtatggtatggtacgttCTATATCATCTAATTCGATGCACTCCGTATTATCAGACTTGGTATGGTACTGTATAACATAGTTCGGATAATTttggaaggaagaaaagaacatTTTATTATCATGGCATTTTATttaattgaaaaaataaattataaaataagtTATGTTTTTTTATTATAGGGACAAAATTATCTttctaccaaaaagaaaaatggtTAGGTATAAAAAATGCTTGATTTAGAAATCTCAATAGCCTCTAGGCAAGTAAAATTTATGAACTCATGTCATTGAGGTTTTGATGCTAGAAAATGGAGAATGAGATCTGACATTCTCTGCAACCCCCTCACCTGCCTCCCTCTCGGCGTGGTAAATCAAGATAGCTGAAACATATACATAAAagatattagtattaaaaaaattaaataaaagaaatttttattttcaaattatttttgaTATTTACATACACATACGTCACGAACATAAATAATGGAACAACATCTATATAATTGCTAGCTGGAAACATCATTTTTGAAAATTGTATATTCCGCATGTTGTGCTATGGAACATATCTTATAACGTTCCTACGTACAAGCTCACGTCAATGAGTTGTCTCTCGTATAACCGGCCAGTCaagctacaaaaaaaaaaggttgagcTTGATATTTGTATGCACAATTCTACTAATATAAATAACGACCATCTTGTGCTCCTCGGCCAACTCAACAGGCCACGATGCGTAACTAAATTGACATCAATGCTCAATGGTGGATGAACAGACTAATAACCTTCGCATCGAGGACAGCATAACCCGATCGATCCATTAATCGAACGACGATGAAAGCAAAATGATAAGGGTGGGAAAAGAGCGAGAGCTTTGGTAAAGTGAGAGAAGGTTTGAAGGAGGGTGTTCAAAGAAGCAAATACGAAGAGCCAAATTTAGCATTCCAGCAATTCCACCCagccccattttttttttttttttggctaagacGGATGGATCATACTTGACGAGTacaaatacacccaataaaattaaaaaacagaatacctcggagtgccaagAACAACTCCTCAGCCCTCCCTTCCAATGAAATGGCTCGTTTCGTATGGCACAACATGAAGAAAGCACCTATCACAGGATCACCTACTCGGACCATATTCGAAAAGTGCTGTGCATATCTGGATAGCAGCCATAATACATATAGTGTATGATATGGTATGTGCTCGTGGACTATCTTCTTTGATGACGGTCATCTACGACTGCACTCCAATCCTACATTTGCCGCCCTTTCCATGCCTCAACGAAAGCCTAGGCCTTTGCAAACCTAAGCTAGGATACTAAGTTAACGAAAGCTGAAACAACGACTTGTCACCACCTTGCAAAAGTAATTCCCGCACCTTGTCTAGAGTAACAAGGGACTGTACCATCCAAAGAGAAGCTCGGTAGTGTTGTGTGGAAATAGTTTGATGCTTGGTTTGTACCTtgtggggtttttttttttcaaagcaatACCCACAATTTATAGCATAGTTCTTATAGATTATATTTCACCCTTTCCAAATCAAGTCATGTTACATTTGAGGCAAATCAAACTAATGTGATTATCTCATAATATTCTCGGGACATTCCCCCACAAGTTCCCAGTATAAGTAGAAGGGAACCTCCAATCCGTATAAATTTTTCGAGGCAAAACAACAATAAGAACATATTGTTTTGCCACCAAAGTAGAGAAAACTGCTTTCATCATTCCCTTTCGTATGTATCACGTAACAATTGGATCAATGagatcaaacaaaaaaaaaatgtaggagAGATACAGATCAAAACCCAACTGAAAATAAAACCTAGGATTGAGACATATGCTGCAAAAACTAAATCCACGTTGTCCATGAAGATGAAAAACCGAATTATCAGAAAAACAAAATCACAAAGAAGAACAAAATTTAACCTCAAATATATAGAGAGATAGAGAGCATCAAACAATGAacgaaaagaggaagaagagagtgtTAAGTTACTCAGAGCACCAAATTCATGGAGTTGGTGTTGAGATCTTGGTCCACTAAATTCAAGTACTACATTCATGCGATGGATACTAAAGTAGCATAAGTGAATAAAAGCACGATTATGCTTTATTCTTATTCACCTACATTCACATGGCTAGTTATCACTACCTGTTTCTTCATATGAAGAACAGTACAGTGATGATGCAATCTACAACAAAAAGAGTATAAAACAAGCTGAACTGTTAACTAACAACACATTGACACAGTATCAACTTTAAAAACCTGGAAGCATTGGAAAGCCAATCTGTGAGCGTTTCTGAAACATCTGGTGTCTGTTGCATCCCTAGCCAATTGCACCCTAACCCTCTAGGGAATGAGCAAAACCATCAAGATGATTACTGCATCAAGAGGAAAACAAGACTGCTGGAATTTGGAGGCCACCAGTCATCAAGTCACTTGCCTGAGAGGGCCATAAATGAGCTCTGTATTGAAGAGCATTGGACGTTTGCTCATAGGATCGGGGCACCATCACCTCTACCACACCATCAAAGGGCCATGTACATTGCATGCCAAGCAGGAAAACAACCCCTTGGTATATCAAGTGACCTTGTCTCAGTACAGTGGATACCAGActctccagcaaaatcagcatccaaTTCTCCAAAATGATGCAGTAAAAAAAATATACTCGAGCCATCTTT
Above is a genomic segment from Phoenix dactylifera cultivar Barhee BC4 chromosome 2, palm_55x_up_171113_PBpolish2nd_filt_p, whole genome shotgun sequence containing:
- the LOC103705126 gene encoding probable aspartyl protease At4g16563, yielding MAKALTPLFLLCSLLLCATLFYLQLQPLYASSQSDQLILLDLTHSLTHSDSPNATIHHLLKTSSIRSAARHHRRRRRRQQRGQVSLPLSAGSDYTLSLTVGPPDSPTTVQLYMDTGSDLVWFPCSPFECILCEGKEIPSASPSTPPPPPAGSHLVSCRSAACAAAHSAIASSSSSSSDLCAIAGCPLDAIETASSCAAHHCPRFYYAYGDGSLVARLRHGPLSAGPLRHPDFIFACAHSALAEPVGVAGFGRSGPLSLPSQLAALSPSLAARFSYCLVSHSFRPDRLLRPSPLILGRPLPTSGPSEPDFRFVYTPLLPNPKHPYLYSVALLALYVGPTRIPTRPDLSTVDWNGNGGMVVDSGTTFTMLPAETHSNLTAEFDRQMVRAGFDRAVRTESETGLGPCYYWGSDRNASRRVPRLALHFSGDASVALPRRNYFMGFESGGKRVGCLMVMSGGDGEEEEEEEDYGGPAGTLGNFQQQGFEVVYDLEGKRVGFARRQCAALWDSLSRG